The genomic window TCGGGTTCATAAGAAACAGATTCAGTGAGTATAATGGTTGTACGAACCCTGATTGAACATAAAGAGCAACAGACCCTGTCTTCGGTCGCGTGCCGGAGCAGCATGAGCCGTGGCCGAAAGGTCGAGGAAGATCCCTGTCCCGTTCGAACGGTTTTTCAGGTTGATCGTGATCGGATTCTTCATTGTAAAGCCTTCCGCCGACTTAAATATAAAACCCAGGTGTTCCTGTCCCCGGAAGGAGACCATTATCGCACCCGTTTGACTCATACTCTTGAAGTCTCGCAGGTTGCCCGAACAATTTCTCGCGCTCTTGGCCTCAATGAGGATCTGACCGAAGCCATTGCTCTCGGCCATGACCTTGGCCATACGCCTTTCGGTCACGCCGGGGAGAGGGTTCTTAACCGACTGGTTCCCGGCGGCTTCAAGCATGTCGGACAGAGTGTCAGGGTGGTCGAGGTTCTGGAAAAAGAAGGTCGAGGATTGAACCTGACCCGGGAAGTGATTGACGGCATTGCCCGTCATTCGAAGGGGAGCGGTCCGCTTCAGGCGCCTGAAGCGGCAGATCGCCCGGCGACCCGCGAAGGTGAGGCGGTTCGGCTGGCCGACATTATCGCCTACGTCAACCATGATCTTGATGACGCCCTGCGGGGAGGTCTGGTGCGTTCATCCGATATCCCGTCGGAGTTGACGGCGGTTCTGGGCCGGCGAAACAGTGAACGCATCGGTGTTCTGGTCGGTGACGTGATCAATACCTCTCTGAACGCCGGCGGAAAAATCGTGACCCTTTCGCCGGATCTTGCCGAAGCGGTGCTGGCGTTGCGGGACTGGCTGGACGAACATGTCTATCGTGCCCCTGGTGTTGATCGTGAATTTGACAAGGCGGCACGTATTGTCGAGGAGTTGTTCGGCTATTTCCTGGCCCATCCGGACCAGTTCGAGGTCTTCGGACATTCCCGGCGTCCCGACGAGCCGCTGGAAACGGCGGCGGCTGATTTTATCGCCGGCATGACCGACCGCTTTGCCTTGAATCTCTACCGTAAACTGTTTTTCCCCGTGCCCTGGAAACCTTTCTAAGGGTGCATAACTGCTTGGATTTTTGCTTGTTGTCGACTTGACACGGGGAATGTCGTGCGCTACCGTTGACCCATTGTCGGGGTTCTGTCGGCGATGACTGAAGAGAACCCGGCCGGAGAAGGGTGTATGGCGGGTTCAGAGTCCTTGAAATTGGTTGCGCATCGCGGTGGTTACGACCTGCTCTTTTCAGTCTCGGAGCTGGTTGAGATCGTTGCCGCCGATACCCTGCAGTGGGAAACTGACGATAATTCCGGGTTGCACGCCTGCCGTTTTCGTGGTGAACTGCTTGCGATGCCGGATTTTACTGATTTTCTCGGACAGCCCCCCGCGGAAGGGGCTATGAACAGTCATCTGCTGGTTGTCGCGGGGGAATTTGCCCCTTTTGGGGTGCTGATCGATGGCGTTTGTGGTATTTTCGCGGCAGACCGGTTTCGTTACCGTGATCTGCCGCCGATGTTGCGGGTTCCCGGGCGGCAGTGCTACATTCGTCTGGCCCTCTGGAAGGACAAAGTGTTGCTTTGTTGCGACGCTGCCGGGTTGGAGGCCTGTGGTCGATGATGAGTTCGGACGCCCGCCTGGCCCTGTTTGGTAAAAAGGGTGATGCTCTCGCCTGCCACGCCAACCTGATCGAGGCTGTTTGTGAACGGCCCACGGTTTTTGTTCTTCCCGGGATCCCTGGTGGTTTTGAGGGGATTTGCCTGTTTCGGGATGAACCGGTGCCGGTGCTTGCCCGACAACAGTTCTTTGATGGTTTGACCCTGCAGGGTGATGACCTTGCCATCTGCAGGTCCGAGATGGGGCTTGTTGCCGTTCCGGTTGCCGCCGGCGGCCGGATTGTTGAAATTGCCGAGGGGCGCATTGAAACATCCCGGGAAAATATATCTGAGTGCATGGCCGATTGTTTTATTTATCAGAATCTGAGATATCCGTTGCTGGATCTCGATAAATTGCTGCCGCAGTTGCAGCCCTGAGCCCGATGTGCCTGTGTTGACACAAGGAGGCATCCCATGAGTAAAAGGCTTTTGCTTGCCGATGACAGTATTACCATCCAGAAAGTTATCGGCATCACCTTTGCCAATGAAGACTTTCAACTTGACATTGTCGACAACGGAGATGCCGCCCTGCAGAAGGCGCGGGTCGATCGTCCCGATCTGATTCTGGCCGATGTCTACATGCCGGGTAAAAACGGTTATGAACTCTGCCGGGCCGTCAAGCAGGACCCCGGGTTGCAGGGTGTCCCGGTGCTGTTGTTGACCGGGACCTTCGAGCCGTTTGACGAAGACAAGGCCCGACAGGCCGGTGCGGATGACTGGATCTCCAAGCCGTTTGAATCCCAGGCCCTGATTGACAAGGTTGAAGAACTTCTGGCCACCGCCGCGATACCGGAAGCTGCGCCGGTTGCCCCGAGTGCTGCCGAGAGTATCGAACGCCCCGTGGTTGAGCCGGTTCGGGAGGTTTTCGAGCCCGCGGAGCCCGCGTCGGTCGATGTCGAACCGATTGTGGAGCTGGCTGAAGATGACCTCTGGGCCGAAGAAGATGCGTTTGACCTGGTCGAACCTGACACTCCGGTTGCCGATATCGTGTCGGCGACCGATGCCGGCTCCGAAGTGTCATCCGTTGCCGACGATGATGTCTGGGGGGCGGTTTCCTTCGACGAAGATGAATTGCTGACGACCCCGGTGGAAGAGGTGACGACCGGCTTGGGAGCAGAGGCTCCACAGGTTGAAACCACGGCCGTTGACGCGACCGACATCTGGCAGGATACCGAAGAAGAGATCTTTGACCTTGATGATGTTGACATTATCGATGAAGAGGACCTGCTGGTTGATGAGGCCGCCGTCACGGCGGAGCCGGTCAGCGGTTTCGATCAAGCGTTTGGGGCTCCTGACGTACAGCCCGCCGCCCCGGTGGCTGAGCCCGCCGCTCCGGTAGCTGAGCCCGCTGCCCCGGTGGCTGAGCCCGCCGCCCCGGTGGTTGAGCCCGCCGCCCCGGTAGCTGAGCCCGCCGCCCCGGTAGCTGAGCCCGCCGCCCCGGTGGCTGAGCCCGTTGCCCCGGTGGCTGAGCCCGTTGCCCCGGTGGCTGAGCCTGCTGCCGCTTCGATTGAGCCGACTTCGGTGGGTGACGATACTTTCCAGTTGTCTGACGACCTGCCTGAACAGGCTCCGGAGGTTGTTGAACCGGTCGCCCCCATCTCTGCGGATGAATTTACTGCTCCGGTCGAATCTTCCGCCGCTGTTGTCGAAGACCGGGTCGCGGCCCTGAGCGATGAGCAGCTTGAAGCCATTGTCGAGAAGGTCGCGTCAGCCGTTATCGAGCGTCTGGCGGGAACCATCCTCGAGAAGGTGGCCTGGGAGGTTGTCCCCGACCTGGCCGAGAACCTGATCAAGGAAGAAATCGGCAAGATCAAGGCTGCTGTTTAGGCCCGGACGAGTCATCGTGAGAAAAGTCCGCCTTGACGGCGGGCGTAGATATTGACGCTGGAAGTGGGGATTGCTAGAATCCCCACTTCTTTTTTCGAGGGCGCCGGCTTTTTCATTAACCTGAATCCGTGAGTTTCTGTTGGATGGAGAGTGCAAGTGCTTGGTCTGAATGGGATTGCCAAAAATCTGAAGCGCACCCATAGGTTCGCTGGTGATTTTTGGGAATCCCAGGCAGGCCAATGACTTGTGCTGTCCGCCGACAAGGAACTCACGGATTCAGGATTACTCTGCGTTGCAGACCCGCTTCGCTTGTGCGACGTAGCTGCCGCTACGCCTCCGCGCTCATTGGGCTGCGCCTTGATTTGATAAAAAATCCGACGCCTTGAGACGGTGGTGCGGATATGGGCCTGCCCAACGTTGTTGAACCTTTGCCGGCCGGCTTCAGGATTACTCCGCGTTGCAGACCCGCTTCGCTTGTGTGTGCGACCTGGCGAACGCTACGCCTCCGCGCTCATTGGGCTGCGCCTTGGATTGATAAGAAATCCGGCGCCTTGAGACTATCCTGGCCTGATCGTGTAATGTTGAAAAATTTCCAAGGCCGGTTGCAGGCCATGTAGAGAGGCTGTTGAAGATGGAAAAAAATCTGCCGAAAGGTTACGAACCTCATCAGGTCGAAGCGAAGTGGTATGCAGCCTGGGAAAGGGACGGTCGCTTTGCTGCCGACGAAAATTCCTCCCGTCCCTCTTACTCCATCGTCATTCCCCCGCCGAACGTCACTGGCGTGCTGCACATGGGGCATGCACTGAACAACACCCTGCAGGATATCCTCTGCCGCTGGAAACGGATGACAGGACACGAGGTTCTCTGGATGCCGGGTACCGATCATGCCGGGATCGCCACCCAGAATGTGGTCGAGAAGCAGCTCGCCGCTCAAGGGGATGATCGACACGACCTGGGGCGGGAAAAGTTCGTCGCGCGGGTCTGGCAGTGGCGCGAGGAGTCGGGCGGCCAGATCATCAACCAGCTTAAGCGGATGGGAGCCTCCTGCGATTGGCCGCGGGAGCGCTTCACCATGGATGAAGGCCTGTCGAAGGCGGTGCGCGAGGTGTTCGTCAGTCTCTACGAGGACGGCCTGATCTATCGCGCCAACCGCCTGATCAACTGGTGCCCGCGCTGCCACACCGCGCTCTCCGATCTGGAGGTCGAACACGACGACAAGCGGGGGCATCTCTGGCACCTGCGTTATCCGGTGATCGGCACCGACCGCTATCTGGTGGTTGCCACCACCCGGCCCGAAACCATGCTCGGCGACAGCGCGGTGGCGGTCCATCCCGAGGATGAGCGCTATGCCGACCTGGTCGGCAGGAAGGTGTTGCTGCCGCTGGTCAACCGGGAAATCCCGGTTGTGGCCGACGAATATGTCGACCGGGAGTTCGGTTCCGGAGCGGTAAAGATCACCCCGGCGCACGATTTCAACGACTTCGAGGTCGGCAAGCGGCACGACCTGGAGCAGATCAACATCTTCGACGCCTCCGGAGTGGTGAACGAGAATGGTGGACCTTACGCCGGTCTGGACCGGAACGAGGCCCGCCGGAAGGTTCTGGCCGATCTTGAGGCGCAGGGGCTGCTGGAAGGGACCGAGGATCACGCCCACGCAGTCGGCGAGTGTTACCGCTGCAGGACGGTGATCGAGCCCTACCTCTCCAAGCAGTGGTACGTCA from Geothermobacter hydrogeniphilus includes these protein-coding regions:
- a CDS encoding deoxyguanosinetriphosphate triphosphohydrolase → MVVRTLIEHKEQQTLSSVACRSSMSRGRKVEEDPCPVRTVFQVDRDRILHCKAFRRLKYKTQVFLSPEGDHYRTRLTHTLEVSQVARTISRALGLNEDLTEAIALGHDLGHTPFGHAGERVLNRLVPGGFKHVGQSVRVVEVLEKEGRGLNLTREVIDGIARHSKGSGPLQAPEAADRPATREGEAVRLADIIAYVNHDLDDALRGGLVRSSDIPSELTAVLGRRNSERIGVLVGDVINTSLNAGGKIVTLSPDLAEAVLALRDWLDEHVYRAPGVDREFDKAARIVEELFGYFLAHPDQFEVFGHSRRPDEPLETAAADFIAGMTDRFALNLYRKLFFPVPWKPF
- a CDS encoding response regulator: MSKRLLLADDSITIQKVIGITFANEDFQLDIVDNGDAALQKARVDRPDLILADVYMPGKNGYELCRAVKQDPGLQGVPVLLLTGTFEPFDEDKARQAGADDWISKPFESQALIDKVEELLATAAIPEAAPVAPSAAESIERPVVEPVREVFEPAEPASVDVEPIVELAEDDLWAEEDAFDLVEPDTPVADIVSATDAGSEVSSVADDDVWGAVSFDEDELLTTPVEEVTTGLGAEAPQVETTAVDATDIWQDTEEEIFDLDDVDIIDEEDLLVDEAAVTAEPVSGFDQAFGAPDVQPAAPVAEPAAPVAEPAAPVAEPAAPVVEPAAPVAEPAAPVAEPAAPVAEPVAPVAEPVAPVAEPAAASIEPTSVGDDTFQLSDDLPEQAPEVVEPVAPISADEFTAPVESSAAVVEDRVAALSDEQLEAIVEKVASAVIERLAGTILEKVAWEVVPDLAENLIKEEIGKIKAAV